The Chryseolinea soli genome contains a region encoding:
- a CDS encoding gluconate 2-dehydrogenase subunit 3 family protein, translating into MLINRRIALKQLGIITGGVLLLPSCVKQAKAVSVTLKHITITGDQEALLAEVAETILPATDIPGAKALEVPSFVLRMVDDCYDAEQQKSFVAGLTSLDQEMKKKTGKSFTDSDTAARETFLNALEAERKKADEAQTQPSDLANFYGMTKRHTVQGFLNSKYIMTTVLVHKMIPGRFDGCVEIKDKNDIQTVIG; encoded by the coding sequence ATGTTGATCAACCGAAGAATCGCCCTGAAGCAATTGGGCATCATTACTGGCGGCGTGCTGCTGCTCCCTTCCTGCGTGAAGCAGGCCAAAGCAGTTTCCGTAACGCTGAAACACATCACGATCACCGGCGACCAGGAAGCACTGCTGGCCGAAGTAGCCGAAACCATCCTTCCGGCCACCGACATTCCCGGTGCCAAAGCCCTGGAAGTGCCATCGTTTGTTTTGCGCATGGTCGACGACTGCTATGATGCGGAGCAGCAAAAAAGCTTCGTGGCGGGACTGACGTCGCTGGACCAAGAAATGAAAAAGAAAACCGGCAAATCCTTCACCGATAGCGATACCGCAGCACGGGAGACATTTTTGAATGCACTGGAAGCGGAACGCAAAAAAGCCGACGAAGCACAAACCCAACCCAGCGACCTGGCCAACTTCTATGGCATGACTAAGCGTCACACCGTGCAGGGCTTTCTGAATTCGAAATACATCATGACCACCGTGCTGGTTCACAAAATGATCCCCGGCCGCTTCGACGGCTGCGTGGAGATAAAAGATAAAAATGATATTCAAACTGTAATCGGATGA
- a CDS encoding GMC oxidoreductase, whose protein sequence is MSLMNIDGKKENTFDAIVIGSGISGGWAAKELTDKGLKTLVLERGRDVKHNVDYPTTSLQPYEFEHRGQITEEVRKANPVVSKCYAFREDAQHFFVKDDEHPYVQDKPFDWIRGYQVGGKSLLWARQTQRWSDFDFTGPARDGFAVDWPIRYSDIAPWYSHVEKFAGISGNKDGLKELPDGEFLPPMEMTCVEKYFSEKVAGAYKDRHIIIGRCAHITQPGPVFAEQGRASCQHRNLCQRGCPFGGYFSSNASTIPWALKSGNLTLRPDAVVHSIIYDEQKGKATGVRVIDAKTKAATEYFAPVIFVNAAALNTNLILLNSTSSRFPNGLGNDNGLMGKYVAFHNYRARVSGEYEGFENFTKYGNRPNGCYVPRFRNVYKQETDFLRGYAAGFSGFRRMEQNRDGVGQDLKSRLLHPALGNWSVGSHIMGETIPKESNTVSLSKDQKDAWDMPQLKINIDYDDNDEKMVKDYLEQFTEMFTKAGFTNIKTSDSKQAPGLDIHEMGGVRMGNDPKTSLLNKWNQLHACKNVFVTDGACMTSTSTQNPSLTYMALTARAVDYAVKESKKGNV, encoded by the coding sequence ATGAGTTTAATGAACATTGACGGCAAGAAGGAAAATACCTTCGATGCCATTGTGATCGGTTCGGGTATAAGCGGTGGCTGGGCCGCAAAGGAGTTGACAGACAAAGGACTGAAAACGCTGGTGCTGGAACGCGGACGCGACGTGAAGCACAATGTGGATTATCCCACCACCAGCCTGCAGCCCTATGAATTTGAACATCGCGGCCAGATCACCGAGGAAGTGCGCAAGGCCAACCCCGTGGTGAGCAAGTGTTACGCCTTCCGCGAAGACGCGCAACATTTCTTTGTGAAAGACGACGAACATCCCTACGTACAGGATAAACCCTTCGACTGGATCCGCGGCTATCAGGTAGGCGGCAAGTCCCTGCTGTGGGCGCGTCAGACCCAGCGGTGGAGCGACTTCGATTTCACCGGTCCCGCCCGCGACGGTTTCGCCGTGGACTGGCCGATACGCTACAGCGACATCGCGCCGTGGTATAGCCACGTAGAAAAATTCGCCGGCATCTCCGGCAACAAAGACGGTCTGAAAGAATTGCCCGACGGCGAGTTTCTGCCCCCGATGGAGATGACGTGCGTAGAAAAATATTTCAGCGAAAAAGTAGCCGGTGCCTACAAAGACCGCCACATCATCATCGGCCGCTGTGCGCACATCACGCAACCCGGGCCGGTGTTCGCGGAACAAGGCCGCGCCTCGTGCCAGCATCGCAACCTGTGTCAGCGCGGCTGCCCGTTTGGAGGTTATTTTAGCAGCAATGCCTCAACGATACCCTGGGCGCTGAAATCGGGCAATCTTACCTTGCGCCCCGATGCTGTGGTACACTCCATCATCTACGACGAACAAAAAGGCAAAGCCACCGGCGTGCGCGTGATCGACGCCAAGACCAAGGCTGCCACCGAATATTTCGCGCCGGTTATTTTTGTGAATGCCGCCGCGTTGAACACCAACCTGATCCTGCTCAACTCCACCTCGTCGCGCTTCCCCAACGGACTGGGCAACGACAATGGATTGATGGGCAAGTACGTGGCCTTCCACAACTACCGCGCACGGGTTTCCGGTGAGTATGAAGGCTTCGAGAACTTCACTAAATATGGCAACCGCCCCAACGGATGCTATGTGCCGCGCTTCCGGAACGTCTACAAACAGGAAACGGATTTCCTCCGCGGCTATGCGGCGGGTTTTAGCGGCTTCCGCCGGATGGAACAAAATCGCGATGGCGTAGGACAGGATCTGAAGAGCCGCTTGTTGCATCCCGCACTGGGCAACTGGAGCGTGGGCTCGCACATCATGGGAGAAACCATTCCCAAAGAAAGCAACACGGTGTCGCTCAGCAAAGATCAAAAAGATGCCTGGGACATGCCGCAGTTAAAAATCAACATCGACTACGACGACAACGACGAGAAGATGGTGAAAGACTACCTGGAGCAGTTCACAGAAATGTTTACCAAGGCCGGCTTCACCAATATCAAGACCAGCGACTCCAAACAAGCACCAGGATTGGATATCCATGAAATGGGTGGCGTCCGGATGGGGAACGACCCCAAGACTTCGTTGCTGAATAAATGGAATCAGCTTCACGCGTGCAAAAATGTTTTTGTGACGGATGGGGCGTGCATGACTTCTACAAGCACACAGAATCCCTCGCTAACGTATATGGCGTTGACGGCCCGGGCAGTTGATTATGCAGTAAAGGAAAGTAAGAAGGGCAACGTATAA
- a CDS encoding LuxR C-terminal-related transcriptional regulator: MQVTLQEISSATGKLPLPLAPKNVTLIDPDENFSTVVSSLIKVSGRYNLVSTYTDCREAIKRVKDDLTEIVIMDIDFAEMKGTEFILKLREKIPGLEILVTTHHEDEEVVFSTLSHGASGYLLKRNCIEHLLDALNTLMEGGSPLDPIIARQLVRSMHISEISPLSNRESMVLKLLIQGKTYSTIATELYISGETVKSHLKNIYKKLNVNSKADAVRKAVTDQLVTGHMGYFMSH, encoded by the coding sequence CCCTCATCGACCCGGACGAAAATTTCTCTACCGTGGTCTCTTCCCTCATCAAAGTGTCGGGCCGCTACAACCTGGTGAGCACCTACACCGATTGCCGCGAGGCGATAAAAAGAGTGAAAGACGACCTCACGGAGATCGTGATCATGGACATCGATTTTGCGGAGATGAAGGGCACGGAATTCATTTTGAAGTTGCGGGAAAAAATTCCCGGACTGGAGATCCTCGTCACCACCCATCACGAAGACGAAGAGGTGGTGTTCTCGACCCTCAGCCACGGCGCTTCCGGCTATCTGTTGAAGCGCAACTGCATCGAACATCTGCTGGACGCTTTGAACACCCTCATGGAGGGCGGATCACCCTTGGATCCCATCATTGCGCGGCAATTGGTAAGGTCTATGCACATCAGCGAGATCTCGCCATTGTCGAACCGCGAGTCGATGGTGTTGAAGCTTTTGATCCAGGGAAAGACCTACTCCACTATTGCCACGGAACTCTATATCTCCGGCGAAACGGTGAAGTCGCATTTGAAGAATATCTATAAAAAGCTCAATGTGAATTCAAAGGCGGATGCTGTGCGGAAGGCAGTTACTGATCAGTTGGTGACGGGGCATATGGGATATTTTATGAGTCATTAA